From Xanthomonas sp. 10-10:
TTGATGCGCCGAGTGTGCCGGCACCAGCCTGCGCACTGATGCGCCGAGCCGCCTGTCATCGCGATAGACGGCTGGTGCGATGCCGGTGACATCGGCTTGAAGGCTCGATGCCAGGCGACTTGAGTCCTGGTGCAAACGAAAAGCCGCGCGTCGTGGGCCGAACCGATCTGACGATCAGGTGGACGCCGGCGTTGGCCAGCAGTTAGCGGGGATGATCGGCCCGATAGCGCTCGAACGCAGCAACTGCGTCGTCGACGGTAATCAGCGACATCACATCGTCGAACTCGATCTTGGTGCCCCAGCTGAGCTGATCGGCCGGCGTGCGCAGAAACTTGCGCGCTGCCGCGTCGTAACGGTCCACGCAATAGCGCACGTCCGAATACGGGCCGCTGCGTCGCGGATTGCTGGCCGCATGCAACCCCAGCACCTTGCTGCCCATCGCATTGGCGATATGCATCGGGCCCGAATCCGGGGTGACCACCAGATCGGCGCGGGCGAGCAGCGCGGGAAGCTGCTTGAGCGTGTCCTTGCCGACCAGGTCCAGCAGCGGCGCGCGCGTGGTCGCCACGATGGCGTCAGCCGTGCTGCGCTCCAGTTCGCTACGTCCGCCGCACAGCACCACGCGCCAGCCCTGGGCCGCTGCATGGTCGGCAAGGGCGGCGTGGCGGTCGGGGTACCAGTTGCGCCGCACGTGGCTGGAGCAGGGCGAAATCATCAGGACCGGGCGGCCATCGTCGTCCCACTGCGCGCGCGCCCAGGCATGCGCCTGGTCGGGGACCGGCAGGTCCCAGCGCACCTGGGTCTGGCGCAGGCCCAGCGGCTCGGCGAAGCTGCCGATGGCGTCGAGGACATGGATGCCGGGGCGGTCGGCAATGCGCTCTTTGACGAACAGGCCATGCAGGTCCTTGGAGCGGCTGCGGTCGTAGCCGATGCGGCGGCGCGTCGGCACGAAGGCCGACAGCACATTCGCGCGCAATGCCACCTGCATCTGCAGCAGGGCATCGAAGCGACCCAGGGGCGCCAGCGACCGGCGTAGTGCGCGCATGCCGGCCACGCCGGTGCGCTTGTCGTACGCATGGAACTGCACGCCCGGCAGACCGTCGAGCAATTTCAGCCCGGCCTTGTCGATGATCCAATGCAGCTGGCTTGCCGGAAATCCCGCCTGCAAGGTGCGCACCAGCGGCACCACGTGGGTGACGTCACCCAGGGCGGACAGGCGCAGCAGGCATACCGAAGCGGGCGTAGAAGCCATGGTGTTGTTAGACTCGATAGATGGTTTCTTTCGACGCCACCGAAGCGCTGACGCCGTACCGCGAAGCTCGCGGCTATGGCGCCATTCTGTTCGACCGCGAACGGCTGCGGCAAGCCGATGCCGGGCTGTTTTCGCCGCAACGCTGGGGCGACAGGGCGCGGCCGGTCGACGAAGGCGGGCGGGGCGGTGCGTGGTTCGTGGATGCGCCGTTCGGCCGCAGCGTGTTGCGGCAGTACCTGCGCGGCGGCATGGCCGCACGCGTCAGCCGCGACCGGTATCTGTGGAAAGGTGCCGGTCGCACGCGCAGTTTTGCCGAATTCCGTTTGATGCGCGAACTGATCAAGCGCAAATTGCCGGTGCCGCGTCCGTTGGCGGCCTGCTATCTGCGCGAAGGCCTGGGCTATCGCGCGGCGTTGTTGATGGAACGGTTGGAAGACGTGCGCTCGCTGGCCGACCACGCGCAGGTGGCCGGCCGCGGTGCGCCATGGGAAGCCACCGGGCAGTTGATCGCGCGTTTCCATCGCGCCGGCCTGGATCACGCCGATCTCAATGCGCACAACATCCTGTTCGATGCCGGCGGGCATGGCTGGCTGATCGATTTCGACCGGGGTGTGCTGCGCATTCCGGCCACGCGCTGGCGCGAGCGCAATCTCAAGCGGCTGCATCGGTCGCTGTTGAAGCTGCGCGGCAATCGCAGCCGCGAAGAGGTCGACAAGGATTACGAGCGGCTGCACCGCGCCTACGAGCTGGCCTGGGGCCGGGGCTACTGATGCAGTGGGCGTTGCGCGTGCAGGGAGTCGGCAATGCGTCGGCAGTGGCGCTTGGTTCGCCGATGGCCACGCTCGAGCGCGCTGGCGCGCCGTGGCTGACCATCGACTGCGGCAGCGAAGGGCTCACCGCCTATCAGGCGCACTACGGCCAGCTGCCGCAGGCCATCTTCATCACCCATGTGCATCTGGATCATGTCGGCGGGCTGGAGCGGGTGTTCGTCGACAGCTATTTCTCCGAGCGGCGCGGGCGCACGCGCCTGTACGTGCCGGCGCCGGTGGTGCCGCTGCTGCAGCGGCGTATTGCCGACTACCCGAATGTGCTGGCCGAGGGCGGGGCGAACTTCTGGGATGCGTTCCAGCTGGTGCCGGTCGGCGATGCGTTCTGGCACGACGGGATTCGGCTGGAGGTGTTCCCGGTGCGCCACCACTGGCCGGAGACCGCCTACGGGCTGCGTCTGAAAGGCGCGCTGGTGTGGACCGGCGACACCCGGCCGATTCCGGAAATGCTGAAGCGTTACGCCGACGACAACGAGCTGATCGCGCATGACTGCGGCGTTCACGGCAACCCGTCGCATACTGGCGTGGATGATCTGGAGCGGGAATATCCGCAGGACCTGTTGAGCCGCATGCTGCTGTACCACTACGCCAGCGACGCCGACGGCGACGTGCTGCGCGCACGCGGCCATCGCGTCGCCGTGCCCGGGCAACACCTGGCGCTGGCGGACCCGACCGCCGACACGGTGCACTGATGGGCGCCTTGTCGCTGCCTGCCCTGACCGGCGCCCCGATGCAGGACCGTTACGGCCGCCCGCTGCGCGATCTGCGCCTGTCGGTGATCGAAGCCTGCAATTTCCGCTGTGGCTATTGCATGCCGGCCGACCGCGTGCCCGACGATTATGGCTTCGATGCGCAACAGCGCCTGAGCTTCGATCAGTTGGAAACGCTGGTGCGGGCGTTCGTGTCGGTGGGCGTCACCAAGGTGCGCCTGACCGGCGGCGAGCCGCTGCTGCGTCGCGATCTGCCGACCTTGATTGCGCGGCTCACCGCCATCGAAGGGATCGAGGACCTGGCGCTTACCACCAATGGCGCCTTGCTCGCGCGCCAGGCCGAGGCGCTGCGCCAGGCCGGGCTGCGGCGCATCACGGTGAGCATGGATGCATTGGAGCCGGCGCTGTTCAAGCGCATGAGCGGCGATCGCGGCGACATCGCGCAGGTCCTGGCAGGCATCGCTGCCGCCGAGCAGGCCGGCTTCACGCGGCTGAAGATCAATTGCGTGGTGCAGCGTGGCGTCAATGAGGATCAGGTGTTGCCACTGGTGGAGCACTTCCGTGGCACCGGGCATGTGTTGCGCTTCATCGAATTCATGGACGTGGGCAGCTGCAACGGCTGGACCCCGGATGCGGTCGTGAGCTCGGCGCAGTTGCACGCGCGCATCCACGCGCGCTGGCCGCTGATGGCGCTGGATGCCAATTACACCGGCGAAGTTGCGCAACGCCATGCGTTTGTCGACGGCGCGGGCGAGGTGGGTTTCGTCAGTTCGGTCAGCGTGCCGTTCTGCGGCGATTGCCAGCGCGCCCGCGTGTCGGCCGACGGGCATCTGTACACCTGCCTGTTCGCCAGCCAGGGCCACGATCTCAAGCCGGCCTTGGCCAGCGGTGAGCAAGGCCTGTCCACGCACTTGCGTCAACGCTGGAGCATGCGCGGCGACCGCTACAGCGAGGTGCGTGCATCCGCCGCACCGCGGCGTGGCAAGCCGGTCGAGATGTTTCTGATCGGCGGGTGAGCGCCTGTGCGCTGCTGACGCAGTTGCGTGGCTTGGAGCTGCGTCTGCTCGATCCGCACAGGTGCGTCGCTCGGTGCCGGAGCTGGAGGCACTGCTGGAGCCGGCGTTCATCGAGTTTGGTGCCTCGGGCCGGCGCTATGCACGTGAAGAGGTCATCGCTGCATTGACCACCAGTGCGGCGGCTGCCGATTACGTGGCCGACGGCTTCGTCTGCGTGCTGCTGGCCCCGCAGCTGGCGCAGCTGCACTATCGCAGCCGTGCGCACGCCGACGGCGTCGTGCGGTGTGCCTTGCGCAGTTCGTTATGGCGCCTGGACGGCGCGTGCTGGCGGATGCTGTTCCATCAAGCCACCCCGTTCACCGACAATCCCGCATCCTGACATCCTGTTTTCGTGCCGCCTCCCATGCCAGCAAAGACCACTTCCGCACGCCTCACCCACCTGGATGATGCCGGGCTGCCCACCATGGTGGACGTCTCGGGCAAGCAGGTCACCGCACGTAGCGCCACGGCAAGCAGCCGGGTGCGGTTTCCTGCCGCGGTGGCGGCGCAATTGCGCACCAATGGCTTGCGCAGCGCCAAGGGTGGCATCGTCGAGACGGCGGTGATCGCCGGCACCATGGCCGTCAAGCGCACGCATGAGCTGATTCCGTTCTGCCATCCATTGCCGATCGATGCCTGCCGTTTCGAGATCGACTGGGCAGGCGAGCAGGTGCTGGAGATTCACTGCACCGTGCGCTGCGTGCATCGCACTGGCGTGGAGATGGAAGCGCTGACCGGTGCCAGCGTGGCAGCGCTGACGGTCTACGACATGTGCAAGGCGTTATCGCATGCCATGACGATCGGGCCGACAAAATTGCTGTCCAAGCGGGGCGGTAAGCGCGATATCGGAGCGGCGCAATGACGGCAACGGTAACGGTGTTGTATTTCGCCAGTCTGCGCGAAGCAGCCGGGATCGCCGACGAGCGCGTGCAATCCGGCGCGCCTGACCTGCGTGGCCTGTATGCCGAACTCGATGCGCGGCACGGTCTGCGCTGGACGCCTGCGCAGTTGCGTGTTGCCGTCGATGGCGCATTCGCGCGCTGGGACGATGCACTGCGCGATGGCAGCGAAGTGGTGTTTATTCCGCCAGTGTCGGGAGGTTGAGCGTGAGCGATGATGTCGTAGCCCTCTTTGCGCTTTGCGATGTGCCATTGCCGGTGGAGCAGTTGCGCTCCGGCGCAGCGCATCCGCAGGCCGGTGCGTTCGCCAGTTTCGAAGGCTGGGTGCGCAATCACAACGAAGGCCGTGGCGTGGCCGGGTTGCGCTATGAAGCCTATGCCGCGCTGGCGCAGGCCGAAGGCCAGCGCGTGCTCGACGAAGCGACGCGCCGGTTCGCCATCGTGCATGCGCACTGCGTGCATCGGGTGGGCGAGCTGCAGATCGGCGACATGGCGGTCTGGGTGGGCGTCAGTGCAGCGCATCGTGGCGCTGCGTTCGACGCGTGCCGCTACATCATCGACGAGGTCAAGGCGCGCGTGCCGATCTGGAAGCACGAGCACTACCTGGAGGGCGACGCGGGTTGGCTGCATCCCGAGGCGTAGTGAGGTTCTCGGTCGCAATGACGTGTGCAACAACGTGTCTGCACTGGCGCGCTGCGCTGCAGGTTTGACCGGCGCCATCGCGTTCGATCGCGCCGCGTCTTCGACCCCGCCGCGTCAAAGCCGGTCTGCGTGATTCATGAAGTTTCCGCAGCTACATTGAAACGCGGATGGCAGATGGTCTGCGAGCCGAGATCTGCTTGAAGGGTGGGAGTACCCCATCGGTTGACATCGGCGCTGCATCGATCGACACCCGCCGGGCGAACCATCGTCCACCGTGGAAATGGCTGATCCATTTAAGGCTGTCAGCCATAACGGACGAAGATCTTGGGCATGGCGCAGGCGCATCCGTGATGCTGCCGCTGCAGGCAGCGACACGTGGCTGGAGCATCGACCGGGTCGATCCAGCGCGTGCACAGCCAAGTAGGGTGGTGTCCCCGCCGGTTGACCTCGGCGCCCGCATCAATCGATACCGTTGCTGCCTTCCGGCCCTGGCGGGATTTTCGATCTAGCGTCGCGAGGGACCGACGGGGCCACCATAAGACGTGGGCCACTGGCGTGGCCCTGCGATTTGCGGCATTGGTGTCATTGCGCAAATCATGAAACTGGCGGAGAGAGGGGGATTCGAACCCCCGAAGCGCGGTTTAGACGCTTACACACTTTCCAGGCGTGCTCCTTCAACCACTCGGACACCTCTCCGTACCTGCACGACCGGGGTCTAACAGGGCCGCAGATTCTAGCGGTCGCCGGCCCGTACCACAAGCTGAATCTTCCCGGCGCGGCCGGTGAGACGCACCGTGGCACAATATCGGCTCAGAACAAGCTGGTTGCCCGATGTCTTATCTCGTTCTCGCCCGCAAGTGGCGCCCGAAGCGTTTTGCCGAACTCGTGGGCCAGGAACACGTGGTCCGCGCGCTCACCAACGCGCTCGACAGCGGGCGCGTGCACCACGCGTTCTTGTTCACCGGCACCCGCGGCGTGGGCAAGACCACCATCGCGCGCATTTTCGCCAAGTCGCTGAACTGCGAGACCGGTACCAGCGCCGACCCGTGCGGCATCTGTCCGGCCTGCCTGGACATCGATGCCGGCCGCTATATCGATCTGCTGGAAATCGACGCCGCGTCCAACACCGGCGTAGACGATGTGCGCGAGGTGATCGAGAACGCGCAATACATGCCCTCGCGCGGCAAGTTCAAGGTCTACCTGATCGACGAAGTGCACATGCTCTCCAAGGCGGCGTTCAACGCGCTGCTCAAAACCCTGGAAGAGCCGCCGGAACATGTGAAGTTCCTGCTCGCCACCACCGACCCGCAAAAGCTGCCGGTGACGGTGTTGTCGCGCTGCCTGCAGTTCAACCTCAAGCGCCTGGACGAGGACCAGATCCAGGGCCAGATGACCCGCATCCTGACCGCCGAGGAAATCGAGTCGGACCCGTCGGCGATCGTGCAGCTGTCCAAGGCGGCCGATGGCTCCCTGCGCGACGGCTTGTCGCTGCTGGATCAGGCGATCGCCTATGCCGGCGGTGCGCTGCGCGAGGATGTCGTGCGCACGATGCTGGGTACGGTGGATCGCACCCAGGTCGGGGCGATGCTGCAGTCGCTGGCCGACGGCGATGGCGCGCGCCTGCTGCACGTGGTTGCAGCACTAGCGGAATTTTCGCCCGACTGGAGCGGGGTGCTGGAAGCCCTTGCCGAGGCCCTGCACCGCGTGCAGGTGCAGCAATTGGTGCCGTCGGTGGCGTTCGTCGGCGACGGTATCGACCCGACGCCGTTCGCGGCACAGCTGCGACCTGAAGTGGTGCAGCTGTGGTACCAGATGGCACTCAACGGGCGCCGCGATCTGTATCTGGCACCGAGCCCGCGCGCCGGTTTCGAGATGGCAGTGCTGCGCATGCTGGCGTTCCGCCCCGCTGCGGCAGTGCCGGCAGGAAGCAACGACGATGGACGCGGCGCCAGCGCAGGCGGCGGCGCACGCACGGCCGCTGCGGGCGTGCAGGCGGCGGCACCGGCGACGGCTGCGGCGGCAGTGCCTGCCAAGCCGGTCGAAGTGGTTGAAGCATTACCGGGTGCAGGGACTGCTGCGGCACCGGTGGCTACGGCAACGTCCGCTTCGACATCGGCACCAATCCCAACATCCGCACCAACACCAACGGCAGCAGCAGTCGCCGCGGCACCGGCACCGGTTGTGGTGCTTCCCGCGCCGGATGCGTTGGCTGATGGTCGCTCGTCCGCCGCTGCGCGCACCGACGATGCGCCGCCGTGGGCAGTGGACGATGCGCCGGTGCGTACGCATGCTGCGCCGGTGGCCGACACGGCAGTCGTGCTTGCGCCCGAGTCTGCAATGGCGCCGCCGCCGGAAGCCGCTGCCGCGGTGCCGATCACGGCGATACCCGAACTCGTGCCTACGATTGCAGGCGCCGCTGCTCCCGTACCGGCAGAGATGGCTGCAGATGCGCCCTCTGTGGCTGCGCCCGCCGAGGCGTCGCCAGCTTCAGCACCGTCATCCGTGTCTGCACCCGGCAACGAGTCTGGGACGCTGATCGACGACGGCCGCATTGCCGACGCAGAACAATGGCTAGAGCTGGTCACCCGTAGCGGATTGAACGGCCCGTCGCGCCAGCTCGCGGCCAATGCCGCCTTCATCGGCCATCGCGATGGCGTGCTGCGGCTGGCGTTGGCGCCAGGCTTCGAATATCTCAACTCCGAGCGCTCCATCGCCAACCTTGCGCAGGCACTTGCGCCGGTTCTCGGAAACACGCCGCGCATCGTGATCGAAACCGGCAGCGCCGATGCCGAGACCTTGCACGAGCGTGCCAACCGGCAGAAAGGCGAGCGCCAGAGCGCAGCCGAAACCGCCTTCATGAACGACCCGAATGTGCAGCAGCTGATCCAGCAGCAGGGCGCGCGGGTGGTTCCCGATTCCATCCGCCCTTACGACGAGTAACGACCCATGCGTGGAAACATTGCCCAATTGATGCAGCAGGCACAGAAGATGCAGGAAAACCTGCAGCGCGCCCAGGAAGAACTGGCCAAGCTGGAAGTCACCGGCACCGCCGGCGGCGGCATGGTCAGCGTGACGCTGACCGGGGCCAAGGAGTGCCGCAAGGTGCGCATCGATCCCAGCATCCTCTCCGACCAGGAAATGGCCGAGGACCTGATCGCCGCCGCCTTCAACGACGCCTCCAACAAGATCGACGCCGAGTCCAAGGACCGCATGGGTTCGGCTACTGCCGGCATGCAGCTGCCGCCGGGCATGAAGTTGCCGTTCTGAACGAGGGGATTCGGGAGTCGGGATTAGGGATTCGCCAGAAGCGGGGTTTGCTTCTGCATTTGCGAATCCCGAATCTCCAATGCCCAATCCCGGCCACTCAATGTCCTCTCTTCTCGAACAACTGATCGAGGCCTTCCGGGTATTGCCGGGTGTGGGCCAGAAATCGGCGCAGCGCATGGCCTACCACGTGCTCGAGCGCGAGCGCGAGGGTGGGCGTCGTTTGGCCGCAGCGCTGGGCAATGCGGTGGAAAAGGTCGGGCATTGCGTGCAGTGCCGCGACTTCACCGAGTCCGAGATCTGCGCGATCTGTGCCAACAGCAGTCGCGACCGTCAGCAATTGTGCGTGGTGGAATCGCCGGCCGATCGCCTGGCGATCGAGCACGCCACCGGCTACCGCGGCGTGTA
This genomic window contains:
- a CDS encoding glycosyltransferase family 9 protein; translated protein: MASTPASVCLLRLSALGDVTHVVPLVRTLQAGFPASQLHWIIDKAGLKLLDGLPGVQFHAYDKRTGVAGMRALRRSLAPLGRFDALLQMQVALRANVLSAFVPTRRRIGYDRSRSKDLHGLFVKERIADRPGIHVLDAIGSFAEPLGLRQTQVRWDLPVPDQAHAWARAQWDDDGRPVLMISPCSSHVRRNWYPDRHAALADHAAAQGWRVVLCGGRSELERSTADAIVATTRAPLLDLVGKDTLKQLPALLARADLVVTPDSGPMHIANAMGSKVLGLHAASNPRRSGPYSDVRYCVDRYDAAARKFLRTPADQLSWGTKIEFDDVMSLITVDDAVAAFERYRADHPR
- a CDS encoding 3-deoxy-D-manno-octulosonic acid kinase, with protein sequence MVSFDATEALTPYREARGYGAILFDRERLRQADAGLFSPQRWGDRARPVDEGGRGGAWFVDAPFGRSVLRQYLRGGMAARVSRDRYLWKGAGRTRSFAEFRLMRELIKRKLPVPRPLAACYLREGLGYRAALLMERLEDVRSLADHAQVAGRGAPWEATGQLIARFHRAGLDHADLNAHNILFDAGGHGWLIDFDRGVLRIPATRWRERNLKRLHRSLLKLRGNRSREEVDKDYERLHRAYELAWGRGY
- a CDS encoding MBL fold metallo-hydrolase, producing MQWALRVQGVGNASAVALGSPMATLERAGAPWLTIDCGSEGLTAYQAHYGQLPQAIFITHVHLDHVGGLERVFVDSYFSERRGRTRLYVPAPVVPLLQRRIADYPNVLAEGGANFWDAFQLVPVGDAFWHDGIRLEVFPVRHHWPETAYGLRLKGALVWTGDTRPIPEMLKRYADDNELIAHDCGVHGNPSHTGVDDLEREYPQDLLSRMLLYHYASDADGDVLRARGHRVAVPGQHLALADPTADTVH
- the moaA gene encoding GTP 3',8-cyclase MoaA, which produces MGALSLPALTGAPMQDRYGRPLRDLRLSVIEACNFRCGYCMPADRVPDDYGFDAQQRLSFDQLETLVRAFVSVGVTKVRLTGGEPLLRRDLPTLIARLTAIEGIEDLALTTNGALLARQAEALRQAGLRRITVSMDALEPALFKRMSGDRGDIAQVLAGIAAAEQAGFTRLKINCVVQRGVNEDQVLPLVEHFRGTGHVLRFIEFMDVGSCNGWTPDAVVSSAQLHARIHARWPLMALDANYTGEVAQRHAFVDGAGEVGFVSSVSVPFCGDCQRARVSADGHLYTCLFASQGHDLKPALASGEQGLSTHLRQRWSMRGDRYSEVRASAAPRRGKPVEMFLIGG
- the moaC gene encoding cyclic pyranopterin monophosphate synthase MoaC produces the protein MPAKTTSARLTHLDDAGLPTMVDVSGKQVTARSATASSRVRFPAAVAAQLRTNGLRSAKGGIVETAVIAGTMAVKRTHELIPFCHPLPIDACRFEIDWAGEQVLEIHCTVRCVHRTGVEMEALTGASVAALTVYDMCKALSHAMTIGPTKLLSKRGGKRDIGAAQ
- a CDS encoding MoaD/ThiS family protein; translated protein: MTATVTVLYFASLREAAGIADERVQSGAPDLRGLYAELDARHGLRWTPAQLRVAVDGAFARWDDALRDGSEVVFIPPVSGG
- a CDS encoding molybdenum cofactor biosynthesis protein MoaE is translated as MSVSDDVVALFALCDVPLPVEQLRSGAAHPQAGAFASFEGWVRNHNEGRGVAGLRYEAYAALAQAEGQRVLDEATRRFAIVHAHCVHRVGELQIGDMAVWVGVSAAHRGAAFDACRYIIDEVKARVPIWKHEHYLEGDAGWLHPEA
- the dnaX gene encoding DNA polymerase III subunit gamma/tau, which translates into the protein MSYLVLARKWRPKRFAELVGQEHVVRALTNALDSGRVHHAFLFTGTRGVGKTTIARIFAKSLNCETGTSADPCGICPACLDIDAGRYIDLLEIDAASNTGVDDVREVIENAQYMPSRGKFKVYLIDEVHMLSKAAFNALLKTLEEPPEHVKFLLATTDPQKLPVTVLSRCLQFNLKRLDEDQIQGQMTRILTAEEIESDPSAIVQLSKAADGSLRDGLSLLDQAIAYAGGALREDVVRTMLGTVDRTQVGAMLQSLADGDGARLLHVVAALAEFSPDWSGVLEALAEALHRVQVQQLVPSVAFVGDGIDPTPFAAQLRPEVVQLWYQMALNGRRDLYLAPSPRAGFEMAVLRMLAFRPAAAVPAGSNDDGRGASAGGGARTAAAGVQAAAPATAAAAVPAKPVEVVEALPGAGTAAAPVATATSASTSAPIPTSAPTPTAAAVAAAPAPVVVLPAPDALADGRSSAAARTDDAPPWAVDDAPVRTHAAPVADTAVVLAPESAMAPPPEAAAAVPITAIPELVPTIAGAAAPVPAEMAADAPSVAAPAEASPASAPSSVSAPGNESGTLIDDGRIADAEQWLELVTRSGLNGPSRQLAANAAFIGHRDGVLRLALAPGFEYLNSERSIANLAQALAPVLGNTPRIVIETGSADAETLHERANRQKGERQSAAETAFMNDPNVQQLIQQQGARVVPDSIRPYDE
- a CDS encoding YbaB/EbfC family nucleoid-associated protein, giving the protein MRGNIAQLMQQAQKMQENLQRAQEELAKLEVTGTAGGGMVSVTLTGAKECRKVRIDPSILSDQEMAEDLIAAAFNDASNKIDAESKDRMGSATAGMQLPPGMKLPF
- the recR gene encoding recombination mediator RecR, whose protein sequence is MSSLLEQLIEAFRVLPGVGQKSAQRMAYHVLEREREGGRRLAAALGNAVEKVGHCVQCRDFTESEICAICANSSRDRQQLCVVESPADRLAIEHATGYRGVYFILQGRLSPLDGIGPRELGLDQLGERLAAGEITEMIIATNATVEGEATAHYLAQLARQHGVRPSRLAQGMPLGGELEYVDRGTLSHAFGTRGEVL